In Brachypodium distachyon strain Bd21 chromosome 2, Brachypodium_distachyon_v3.0, whole genome shotgun sequence, one genomic interval encodes:
- the LOC100821404 gene encoding uncharacterized protein LOC100821404 isoform X6 codes for MLHSWRNLDRVYRSAYEYPWILMARNVMYRSACQYPWILMARNIAAGHPKLRYRHSPYDIDLFCISNHVPVDKHFAITKRKIMREIQVTRMRDYVMPFDAIEGTSHRDGSIYKHFALLKYHRITEPDETPLEPPTCLPGRKRCLVHVLQGSPIEMTCPKRGISFACSVLVEFDMRIKKGG; via the exons ATGCTCCACTCATGGCGGAATCTGGACCGTGTCTACCG ATCTGCTTATGAGTACCCCTGGATCCTCATGGCAAGGAACGTTATGTATAGATCTGCTTGTCAGTACCCCTGGATCCTCATGGCAAGGAACATTGCAGCGGGGCATCCCAAGCTGCGGTACCGCCACTCCCCTTATGACATTGATCTTTTCTGCATCTCCAATCATGTCCCAGTTGATAAGCATTTTGCCATCACTAAGAGGAAAATTATGAGAGAAATACAAGTGACGAGGATGAGAGACTATGTGATGCCCTTCGATGCCATCGAGGGTACCAGCCATCGTGATGGTTCTATATACAAGCATTTTGCTTTGTTAAAATATCATCGTATTACTGAACCTGATGAGA CACCACTGGAGCCGCCCACTTGCCTGCCTGGTCGCAAAAGGTGCCttgtgcatg TTTTGCAGGGTTCTCCCATTGAGATGACTTGCCCTAAACGAGGCATCTCATTTGCTTGCTCCGTTCTTGTTGAGTTCGACATGAGGATTAAGAAAG GTGGATAG
- the LOC104582774 gene encoding receptor-like cytoplasmic kinase 176 — protein MGNCWGAKISSDNSSSSPSGATSKFASRNGATLSNSSSYVSVASVPRSEGEILESANVKAFTFNELRTATRNFRPDSVLGEGGFGSVFKGWIDEKTLTPTKPGTGMVIAVKKLNQEGYQGHREWLAEVNYLGQLSHPNLVKLVGYCVEDEQRLLVYEFMPRGSLENHLFRRSSHFQPLSWNLRMKIAIGAAKGLAFLHSDKAKVIYRDFKTSNILLDASYDAKLSDFGLAKDGPTGDKSHVSTRVMGTYGYAAPEYLATGHLTTKSDVFSFGVVLLEMLSGRRAVDKNRPNGEHNLVEWARPYLTSKRRIFRVLDARLGGQYSLTSAQKAASLALQCLSVESRHRPSMEQVVTVLEQLQEPNERGDNPHPQAQKKPSSNRSLTGSKPSSMKPV, from the exons ATGGGGAATTGCTGGGGCGCCAAGATCAGCTCCGACAACAGCTCCTCGTCCCCTTCAG GGGCAACTTCCAAGTTTGCTAGTAGGAATGGAGCAACCTTGAGCAACTCCAGCAGCTATGTCTCGGTCGCGTCAGTACCACGGAGCGAGGGCGAGATTCTAGAGTCAGCAAATGTCAAGGCATTTACCTTCAATGAGCTCAGGACCGCAACAAGAAACTTCCGTCCAGACAGTGTGCTTGGCGAGGGAGGGTTTGGATCAGTCTTCAAGGGGTGGATCGATGAGAAGACTCTTACCCCAACTAAGCCAGGCACCGGGATGGTCATTGCTGTCAAGAAGCTTAACCAGGAAGGCTACCAGGGTCACAGGGAATGGCTG GCTGAAGTAAATTACCTAGGACAACTATCGCACCCGAATCTTGTAAAGCTCGTGGGGTACTGTGTTGAAGACGAACAGCGGCTTCTTGTCTATGAGTTCATGCCTCGTGGGAGTTTGGAGAATCATCTCTTTAGGA GGAGTTCACATTTCCAGCCACTCTCCTGGAACCTCCGGATGAAAATCGCCATTGGAGCAGCGAAAGGTCTTGCGTTTCTCCACAGTGACAAGGCTAAAGTCATCTACCGTGATTTCAAGACCTCAAATATCCTCTTAGATGCG AGCTATGACGCAAAACTCTCAGATTTTGGTCTGGCAAAGGACGGGCCGACCGGTGACAAGAGCCATGTGTCCACAAGGGTAATGGGGACATATGGGTATGCTGCACCAGAATACCTTGCAACAG GCCATCTGACCACAAAGAGCGACGTGTTCAGCTTCGGCGTGGTCCTCCTGGAGATGCTGTCAGGGCGGCGCGCTGTGGACAAGAACCGCCCGAACGGGGAGCACAACCTGGTGGAGTGGGCGAGGCCGTACCTGACGAGCAAGCGGCGCATCTTCCGCGTCCTGGACGCCCGGCTGGGCGGGCAGTACTCTCTCACCAGTGCCCAAAAGGCAGCGTCGTTGGCGCTGCAGTGTCTCTCTGTGGAGTCCAGGCACAGGCCAAGCATGGAGCAGGTTGTCACGGTCCTGGAACAGCTCCAAGAACCAAACGAAAGAGGGGACAACCCTCACCCGCAGGCACAGAAGAAGCCGAGCAGCAACCGGAGCTTGACTGGCTCGAAACCGTCGTCGATGAAGCCAGTTTGA
- the LOC100821404 gene encoding uncharacterized protein LOC100821404 isoform X3 → MLHSWRNLDRVYRSAYEYPWILMARNVMYRSACQYPWILMARNIAAGHPKLRYRHSPYDIDLFCISNHVPVDKHFAITKRKIMREIQVTRMRDYVMPFDAIEGTSHRDGSIYKHFALLKYHRITEPDETPLEPPTCLPGRKRCLVHVLQGSPIEMTCPKRGISFACSVLVEFDMRIKKGTEGVPSAIGCLH, encoded by the exons ATGCTCCACTCATGGCGGAATCTGGACCGTGTCTACCG ATCTGCTTATGAGTACCCCTGGATCCTCATGGCAAGGAACGTTATGTATAGATCTGCTTGTCAGTACCCCTGGATCCTCATGGCAAGGAACATTGCAGCGGGGCATCCCAAGCTGCGGTACCGCCACTCCCCTTATGACATTGATCTTTTCTGCATCTCCAATCATGTCCCAGTTGATAAGCATTTTGCCATCACTAAGAGGAAAATTATGAGAGAAATACAAGTGACGAGGATGAGAGACTATGTGATGCCCTTCGATGCCATCGAGGGTACCAGCCATCGTGATGGTTCTATATACAAGCATTTTGCTTTGTTAAAATATCATCGTATTACTGAACCTGATGAGA CACCACTGGAGCCGCCCACTTGCCTGCCTGGTCGCAAAAGGTGCCttgtgcatg TTTTGCAGGGTTCTCCCATTGAGATGACTTGCCCTAAACGAGGCATCTCATTTGCTTGCTCCGTTCTTGTTGAGTTCGACATGAGGATTAAGAAAG ggacggagggagtaccatctGCAATCGGTTGTCTACACTGA
- the LOC100821404 gene encoding uncharacterized protein LOC100821404 isoform X4, translating into MLHSWRNLDRVYRSAYEYPWILMARNVMYRSACQYPWILMARNIAAGHPKLRYRHSPYDIDLFCISNHVPVDKHFAITKRKIMREIQVTRMRDYVMPFDAIEGTSHRDGSIYKHFALLKYHRITEPDETPLEPPTCLPGRKRCLVHVLQGSPIEMTCPKRGISFACSVLVEFDMRIKKVSIN; encoded by the exons ATGCTCCACTCATGGCGGAATCTGGACCGTGTCTACCG ATCTGCTTATGAGTACCCCTGGATCCTCATGGCAAGGAACGTTATGTATAGATCTGCTTGTCAGTACCCCTGGATCCTCATGGCAAGGAACATTGCAGCGGGGCATCCCAAGCTGCGGTACCGCCACTCCCCTTATGACATTGATCTTTTCTGCATCTCCAATCATGTCCCAGTTGATAAGCATTTTGCCATCACTAAGAGGAAAATTATGAGAGAAATACAAGTGACGAGGATGAGAGACTATGTGATGCCCTTCGATGCCATCGAGGGTACCAGCCATCGTGATGGTTCTATATACAAGCATTTTGCTTTGTTAAAATATCATCGTATTACTGAACCTGATGAGA CACCACTGGAGCCGCCCACTTGCCTGCCTGGTCGCAAAAGGTGCCttgtgcatg TTTTGCAGGGTTCTCCCATTGAGATGACTTGCCCTAAACGAGGCATCTCATTTGCTTGCTCCGTTCTTGTTGAGTTCGACATGAGGATTAAGAAAG TGTCAATTAAttag
- the LOC100821404 gene encoding uncharacterized protein LOC100821404 isoform X5, translating into MLHSWRNLDRVYRSAYEYPWILMARNVMYRSACQYPWILMARNIAAGHPKLRYRHSPYDIDLFCISNHVPVDKHFAITKRKIMREIQVTRMRDYVMPFDAIEGTSHRDGSIYKHFALLKYHRITEPDETPLEPPTCLPGRKRCLVHVLQGSPIEMTCPKRGISFACSVLVEFDMRIKKASVN; encoded by the exons ATGCTCCACTCATGGCGGAATCTGGACCGTGTCTACCG ATCTGCTTATGAGTACCCCTGGATCCTCATGGCAAGGAACGTTATGTATAGATCTGCTTGTCAGTACCCCTGGATCCTCATGGCAAGGAACATTGCAGCGGGGCATCCCAAGCTGCGGTACCGCCACTCCCCTTATGACATTGATCTTTTCTGCATCTCCAATCATGTCCCAGTTGATAAGCATTTTGCCATCACTAAGAGGAAAATTATGAGAGAAATACAAGTGACGAGGATGAGAGACTATGTGATGCCCTTCGATGCCATCGAGGGTACCAGCCATCGTGATGGTTCTATATACAAGCATTTTGCTTTGTTAAAATATCATCGTATTACTGAACCTGATGAGA CACCACTGGAGCCGCCCACTTGCCTGCCTGGTCGCAAAAGGTGCCttgtgcatg TTTTGCAGGGTTCTCCCATTGAGATGACTTGCCCTAAACGAGGCATCTCATTTGCTTGCTCCGTTCTTGTTGAGTTCGACATGAGGATTAAGAAAG ccAGTGTCAATTAA
- the LOC100821404 gene encoding uncharacterized protein LOC100821404 isoform X2 has protein sequence MLHSWRNLDRVYRSAYEYPWILMARNVMYRSACQYPWILMARNIAAGHPKLRYRHSPYDIDLFCISNHVPVDKHFAITKRKIMREIQVTRMRDYVMPFDAIEGTSHRDGSIYKHFALLKYHRITEPDETPLEPPTCLPGRKRCLVHVLQGSPIEMTCPKRGISFACSVLVEFDMRIKKGKEEDDVKPTVQIFN, from the exons ATGCTCCACTCATGGCGGAATCTGGACCGTGTCTACCG ATCTGCTTATGAGTACCCCTGGATCCTCATGGCAAGGAACGTTATGTATAGATCTGCTTGTCAGTACCCCTGGATCCTCATGGCAAGGAACATTGCAGCGGGGCATCCCAAGCTGCGGTACCGCCACTCCCCTTATGACATTGATCTTTTCTGCATCTCCAATCATGTCCCAGTTGATAAGCATTTTGCCATCACTAAGAGGAAAATTATGAGAGAAATACAAGTGACGAGGATGAGAGACTATGTGATGCCCTTCGATGCCATCGAGGGTACCAGCCATCGTGATGGTTCTATATACAAGCATTTTGCTTTGTTAAAATATCATCGTATTACTGAACCTGATGAGA CACCACTGGAGCCGCCCACTTGCCTGCCTGGTCGCAAAAGGTGCCttgtgcatg TTTTGCAGGGTTCTCCCATTGAGATGACTTGCCCTAAACGAGGCATCTCATTTGCTTGCTCCGTTCTTGTTGAGTTCGACATGAGGATTAAGAAAGGtaaggaggaagatgatgtAAAACCTACAGTACAgatcttcaattaa
- the LOC100821404 gene encoding uncharacterized protein LOC100821404 isoform X7 yields the protein MLHSWRNLDRVYRSAYEYPWILMARNVMYRSACQYPWILMARNIAAGHPKLRYRHSPYDIDLFCISNHVPVDKHFAITKRKIMREIQVTRMRDYVMPFDAIEGTSHRDGSIYKHFALLKYHRITEPDETPLEPPTCLPGRKRCLVHGFSH from the exons ATGCTCCACTCATGGCGGAATCTGGACCGTGTCTACCG ATCTGCTTATGAGTACCCCTGGATCCTCATGGCAAGGAACGTTATGTATAGATCTGCTTGTCAGTACCCCTGGATCCTCATGGCAAGGAACATTGCAGCGGGGCATCCCAAGCTGCGGTACCGCCACTCCCCTTATGACATTGATCTTTTCTGCATCTCCAATCATGTCCCAGTTGATAAGCATTTTGCCATCACTAAGAGGAAAATTATGAGAGAAATACAAGTGACGAGGATGAGAGACTATGTGATGCCCTTCGATGCCATCGAGGGTACCAGCCATCGTGATGGTTCTATATACAAGCATTTTGCTTTGTTAAAATATCATCGTATTACTGAACCTGATGAGA CACCACTGGAGCCGCCCACTTGCCTGCCTGGTCGCAAAAGGTGCCttgtgcatg GGTTCTCCCATTGA
- the LOC100821404 gene encoding uncharacterized protein LOC100821404 isoform X1, translating to MLHSWRNLDRVYRSAYEYPWILMARNVMYRSACQYPWILMARNIAAGHPKLRYRHSPYDIDLFCISNHVPVDKHFAITKRKIMREIQVTRMRDYVMPFDAIEGTSHRDGSIYKHFALLKYHRITEPDETPLEPPTCLPGRKRCLVHGICPLMQVFSLKLAKLPTNMGSIQLYGYIAARDVEDSLRNYIVNISRDNPVVSFISCRSLYKIKCYELCA from the exons ATGCTCCACTCATGGCGGAATCTGGACCGTGTCTACCG ATCTGCTTATGAGTACCCCTGGATCCTCATGGCAAGGAACGTTATGTATAGATCTGCTTGTCAGTACCCCTGGATCCTCATGGCAAGGAACATTGCAGCGGGGCATCCCAAGCTGCGGTACCGCCACTCCCCTTATGACATTGATCTTTTCTGCATCTCCAATCATGTCCCAGTTGATAAGCATTTTGCCATCACTAAGAGGAAAATTATGAGAGAAATACAAGTGACGAGGATGAGAGACTATGTGATGCCCTTCGATGCCATCGAGGGTACCAGCCATCGTGATGGTTCTATATACAAGCATTTTGCTTTGTTAAAATATCATCGTATTACTGAACCTGATGAGA CACCACTGGAGCCGCCCACTTGCCTGCCTGGTCGCAAAAGGTGCCttgtgcatggtatatgtccTTTGATGCAAGTTTTTTCATTAAAATTGGCTAAACTTCCTACAAACATGGGCTCCATACAACTATATGGATATATAGCAGCGCGGGATGTTGAGGATTCTTTGCGTAACTATATTGTAAATATTAGCAGAGATAACCCAGTAGTCTCTTTTATCTCTTGTAGGTCgctatataaaataaaatgctaTGAATTATGTGCTTAG
- the LOC100821710 gene encoding putative disease resistance RPP13-like protein 3 — protein MDITAGAMTPLLEKLGRLLIEEYNLEKRVKKGVKSLLTELEMMHAVLRKVSEVPPDQLDDQVRIWAGKVRDLSYNMEDAVDTFIVRVEDDDGHERGPNNLKNRVKKLLKKTTKLFSKGKALHQISDAIDEARELADELGDLRQKYMLDAHANSKGDAIDPRLKAVHKDVAELVGIEHTREELITKLLSDGDEHFGQSKQQLKTLSIVGFGGLGKTTLAKAVYDKIKGQFDCAAFVSVSRSPDMIRIYKKVLYELDQSKYASINEAARDEQQLINELKMFLQNKRYLVVIDDIWDEEAWGFIKCVFSNNNLGSRVMTTTRIGSVSKACCSSSDDIIYPMKPLTEDDSKKLFYKRIFPQGGGCPHEFEQVSRNILKKCGGVPLAIITVASLLASSDQQIKPKYQWETLLNSIGRGLAEGGSVKDMQRILSFSYYDLPSHLKTCLLYLSIFPEDFEIMKDRLIWRWIAEGFVQGGKQETRLYELGESYFNELANRNLIQPVYDYYGHEVVACRVHDMVLDLICSMSSEENFVTILDGTQQSKHNLHSKVRRLSFQNSMSELTTHWVDVTSMSQLRSVTLFRTDVDLMQTALSCFQVLRVLDLEGCNFGKCGHKIDLKPIENLLHLRYLGLRDTSVGVLPVDIGKLKFLETLDLRNRSKEPLVVPSSVVQLKHLMCLHLDDRKNTQIPTGMGNLASLEELTGLWINGSSAIEKELGQLQELRVLEIYLDGDDESVCSSLVVSLGNLQKLQSLTIDNLGNNARFDVCCNSLVPPPYLRSIVFYECTSTLPTWINSASVPLLSSLHLCVDRVCLEVDIQILGKLPALCYLILSSTKAQCTRVERFIVGADAFPCLRVCGFGCFQTGPSMFPRGAMPRLEYLWFFARASHIASGELDVSMEHLPSLQRVEVVLWPEKAAGGTSDEFEEAEAAVRLAADAHPNRPTLQIRPHDPFESEEDEEEEHVDAGVVTGPGQTEKAS, from the exons ATGGATATCACGGCAGGGGCGATGACCCCCTTGCTCGAGAAGCTCGGCCGCCTACTCATCGAGGAATACAACCTGGAGAAACGTGTGAAGAAAGGGGTCAAATCTCTACTTACAGAATTGGAGATGATGCACGCCGTCCTCCGCAAGGTGAGCGAGGTGCCTCCGGACCAGCTCGACGACCAGGTCCGCATCTGGGCCGGTAAGGTCAGGGATCTCTCTTACAACATGGAAGACGCCGTCGACACTTTCATCGTGCGCGTGGAGGATGACGATGGCCATGAGCGTGGCCCGAACAACTTGAAGAACAGAGTCAAGAAGCTCCTGAAGAAGACCACCAAGCTGTTTAGCAAGGGTAAGGCTCTTCATCAGATCTCTGATGCCATTGATGAAGCACGGGAGCTTGCCGATGAGTTGGGGGACCTGCGCCAAAAGTATATGCTTGATGCACACGCCAACAGTAAGGGGGATGCCATAGATCCTCGCTTGAAGGCTGTGCACAAAGATGTCGCCGAACTCGTTGGCATTGAGCACACGAGAGAGGAGCTGATCACGAAGCTGCTGTCTGATGGTGATGAGCACTTTGGGCAGTCCAAGCAGCAGTTAAAGACTTTGTCTATTGTTGGATTTGGTGGGTTGGGCAAGACAACTCTTGCGAAAGCAGTGTATGACAAGATCAAAGGGCAATTTGATTGTGCAGCTTTTGTTTCTGTGTCTCGCAGTCCTGACATGATAAGGATTTACAAGAAGGTGCTATATGAACTTGACCAGAGTAAGTATGCCAGCATCAATGAAGCTGCTAGGGATGAACAACAACTCATCAATGAGTTGAAAATGTTTCTTCAGAATAAGAG GTACCTCGTAGTAATTGATGACATATGGGACGAAGAAGCATGGGGATTTATCAAGTGTGTTTTCTCCAACAACAATCTCGGTAGCAGAGTAATGACTACAACCCGCATAGGCAGTGTCTCTAAAGCATGCTGCTCTTCCAGTGATGACATAATTTATCCAATGAAACCTCTTACCGAAGATGACTCCAAGAAGCTCTTCTATAAAAGAATATTTCCTCAAGGGGGTGGTTGCCCTCATGAATTCGAACAAGTATCCAGAAACATCTTGAAGAAATGTGGCGGAGTACCACTAGCCATCATTACCGTAGCTAGTCTTTTAGCTAGTAGTGATCAACAGATAAAGCCAAAGTATCAATGGGAAACCTTGCTCAATTCTATTGGCCGTGGACTTGCAGAAGGTGGTAGTGTGAAGGACATGCAGAGAATACTATCCTTTAGCTATTATGATCTACCTTCTCATTTGAAGACTTGTTTATTATATCTCAGTATATTTCCGGAAGATTTTGAGATTATGAAAGACCGGTTGATATGGAGGTGGATAGCTGAAGGCTTTGTCCAAGGtggaaaacaagaaactagACTATATGAGCTCGGCGAAAGTTATTTCAATGAGCTCGCAAATAGAAATTTGATTCAGCCAGTTTATGATTATTATGGACACGAGGTGGTAGCTTGCCGTGTGCATGACATGGTACTTGATCTCATATGTTCCATGTCCAGCGAAGAGAACTTTGTCACTATACTAGATGGTACCCAACAAAGCAAACATAATTTACACAGCAAAGTTCGCCGGTTATCCTTTCAGAATAGCATGTCAGAGCTCACCACACATTGGGTTGATGTCACGAGTATGTCGCAGCTGAGGTCTGTTACTCTCTTTAGAACTGATGTTGATTTGATGCAGACTGCTCTTTCTTGCTTTCAAGTTCTGCGTGTATTGGATTTAGAAGGTTGCAATTTTGGGAAATGTGGCCACAAGATTGATCTTAAGCCAATTGAGAATTTATTGCACCTGAGGTACCTAGGGCTACGAGATACAAGTGTTGGCGTTCTCCCTGTAGATATCGGAAAGTTAAAGTTTCTGGAGACTTTGGACTTAAGAAATCGATCAAAGGAGCCATTAGTGGTGCCATCAAGTGTTGTTCAGCTAAAACATTTGATGTGCCTACACCTTGATGATCGGAAGAATACACAAATACCGACTGGGATGGGGAACCTGGCGTCCTTAGAAGAGCTGACTGGACTGTGGATTAATGGTTCTTCGGCTATTGAGAAAGAGCTAGGCCAGTTGCAGGAGCTGAGGGTGCTTGAGATTTATTTGGATGGAGATGATGAGAGCGTGTGTAGTTCTTTGGTGGTGTCCCTGGGCAATCTACAGAAATTGCAAAGTCTAACAATTGATAATTTAGGCAATAATGCAAGGTTTGATGTCTGCTGCAACAGCTTGGTGCCCCCTCCTTACCTCCGTAGCATTGTGTTTTATGAATGTACCTCGACATTGCCAACTTGGATTAATTCAGCATCGGTTccgctcctctcctccctgcaCTTATGTGTGGATAGAGTGTGTCTGGAGGTTGATATTCAGATCCTTGGGAAGCTGCCCGCTCTCTGTTATCTCATCCTGTCCTCCACCAAAGCTCAGTGCACTCGTGTAGAAAGGTTCATCGTTGGCGCTGATGCATTCCCATGTTTGAGGGTGTGCGGTTTCGGTTGTTTTCAGACGGGGCCATCTATGTTTCCACGAGGAGCTATGCCAAGGCTTGAATACCTCTGGTTCTTTGCCCGAGCATCGCACATCGCTAGTGGAGAACTGGACGTCAGCATGGAGCACCTCCCTTCCCTCCAGAGAGTCGAGGTTGTCCTTTGGCCTGAGAAAGCAGCTGGCGGCACTTCAGACGAGTTTGAGGAAGCAGAAGCTGCGGTGAGGCTTGCAGCAGACGCCCATCCCAACCGCCCCACCCTTCAGATTCGTCCTCATG ATCCCTTCGAAtcggaagaagatgaagaagaggagcatGTGGATGCAGGAGTTGTCACTGGCCCGGGACAGACTGAGAAAGCGAGCTAG